A region from the Aquimarina sp. ERC-38 genome encodes:
- a CDS encoding L-threonylcarbamoyladenylate synthase has product MQDYQDKLNKALSVLKKGGTILYPTDTVWGIGCDASNGDAVDKIFKLKQREESKSLICLVSDFKMLQQYVEEVPEVAYDILKFATKPTTIIYDRPLRIAENLIADDNSLAIRVVRDPFCSKLIRKLKRPLVSTSANISGKATPKGKKEIATAILEGVDYIVNLPLQNKNVPPSSIIKIGGDSTVKIIRK; this is encoded by the coding sequence ATGCAGGACTACCAAGATAAATTAAATAAAGCTTTATCAGTTTTAAAAAAGGGAGGCACTATTTTATATCCTACAGATACCGTTTGGGGTATTGGGTGCGATGCCAGTAATGGCGACGCGGTAGACAAAATCTTTAAATTAAAACAACGAGAAGAAAGTAAATCCCTGATATGCCTGGTTAGTGATTTTAAAATGTTACAACAGTACGTAGAAGAAGTTCCTGAAGTAGCTTATGATATCTTAAAATTTGCTACCAAGCCTACCACGATTATTTACGATCGACCTTTACGCATCGCAGAAAACCTGATTGCAGATGATAATTCACTGGCTATCCGGGTGGTAAGAGATCCTTTTTGTAGTAAGCTTATACGTAAATTAAAAAGACCCCTGGTTTCCACTTCAGCAAATATTAGTGGTAAAGCAACCCCTAAAGGTAAAAAAGAAATAGCTACTGCAATTTTGGAAGGCGTCGACTATATCGTAAATTTGCCATTACAAAATAAAAACGTACCCCCCTCCTCAATAATAAAAATTGGCGGGGACAGTACGGTAAAAATTATCAGGAAGTAA
- a CDS encoding CCA tRNA nucleotidyltransferase, with protein sequence MSEEKNYTQALQHPIFKTISGVSEKLKTEAYVIGGFVRDYILKRGEAKDIDVVAIGSGIELARAVSKALPDRPKVQVFKTYGTAMLKTNDIEVEFVGARKESYTKESRNPEVTQGTLEDDQNRRDFTINALALSLSKENYGSLLDPFNGITDLKNKILRTPLDPDITYTDDPLRMMRAIRFATQLQFTIEEASFQAIKKNKERIKIITKERIVTELHKILLSPKPSIGFLLLEKTGLLPYLLPELTALKGIDEKEGQRHKDNFYHTLEVVDNIAKTTDDLWLRWAALLHDIGKAPTKKFHKEIGWTFHSHEFVGAKMVFKLFKRLKMPLNDKMKFVQKMVFMSSRPIIIASDVTDSAVRRLVFDAGDYIEELMTLCEADITTKNPKRFKKYHNNFKKVREKIVEVEERDQVRNFQPPVTGEEIMETFNLKPSREIGIIKEHIKEAILEGEIPNEYEAAYQLMLKKGKELGLQPDISFKEKLTN encoded by the coding sequence ATGTCGGAAGAAAAAAACTATACACAAGCCCTTCAACACCCTATATTTAAAACAATCTCCGGAGTTTCTGAAAAACTGAAAACAGAAGCTTATGTGATAGGCGGATTTGTAAGGGATTATATACTAAAACGAGGAGAAGCAAAAGATATTGATGTGGTAGCCATTGGTAGCGGGATTGAACTCGCCCGGGCGGTTTCTAAAGCACTACCTGATCGTCCTAAAGTACAGGTGTTTAAGACCTATGGTACGGCTATGTTAAAAACAAATGACATCGAAGTAGAATTTGTAGGCGCTCGAAAAGAATCATATACGAAGGAAAGTAGAAACCCTGAGGTCACACAAGGCACTTTAGAAGATGATCAAAACCGTCGGGATTTTACCATTAACGCTTTAGCACTCAGCCTTTCAAAAGAAAACTACGGATCACTTTTGGATCCGTTCAATGGTATTACTGACCTGAAGAACAAAATTCTAAGAACACCTTTAGACCCGGATATCACTTATACCGATGATCCGTTACGAATGATGCGTGCTATACGATTTGCTACACAACTACAATTTACCATCGAAGAAGCATCTTTTCAAGCTATTAAAAAGAATAAAGAGCGGATCAAAATCATTACGAAAGAACGCATTGTAACAGAATTACATAAAATTCTACTAAGTCCAAAACCTTCTATTGGCTTTTTACTTCTGGAAAAAACCGGATTACTTCCGTATCTATTACCGGAACTAACTGCTTTAAAAGGAATTGACGAAAAAGAAGGGCAACGTCACAAAGATAATTTTTACCACACCCTAGAGGTTGTTGATAATATTGCCAAAACTACGGATGACCTTTGGCTACGCTGGGCAGCGCTATTACACGATATAGGAAAAGCACCCACCAAAAAATTTCACAAAGAAATAGGCTGGACGTTCCATAGTCATGAATTTGTAGGGGCAAAAATGGTTTTTAAACTATTTAAACGCCTTAAGATGCCTCTCAATGATAAAATGAAATTTGTTCAGAAAATGGTGTTTATGAGTTCGCGACCCATCATCATTGCATCAGATGTAACAGATTCTGCCGTTCGACGCCTGGTGTTTGATGCCGGGGATTATATTGAAGAACTGATGACTTTATGCGAAGCAGATATTACTACTAAAAACCCAAAACGCTTTAAAAAATACCATAATAATTTTAAAAAAGTACGGGAAAAAATCGTAGAAGTAGAAGAAAGAGATCAAGTTCGTAATTTTCAACCACCTGTTACCGGAGAAGAAATTATGGAAACTTTTAATCTAAAACCTTCCCGTGAGATCGGAATTATAAAAGAACATATTAAAGAAGCCATCCTGGAAGGAGAAATACCTAACGAATACGAAGCCGCTTATCAGCTGATGCTAAAAAAAGGAAAAGAATTAGGTTTACAACCCGATATTAGTTTTAAAGAGAAGTTGACCAACTAA
- a CDS encoding COX15/CtaA family protein: protein MDTIFKKLTVISIILIYLIIVAGAVVRMTGSGMGCPDWPKCFGYYIPPTSESQIQWKPEHLYKQGTIVIKNEELRLAKENFTSTSQYQEDNWLPYTKHDYAEFNVWHTWIEYINRLVTVLSGLPILLLFILSFRYLKTNKRITQLAIITVLAMAFQAWLGKIVVDTNLAPVRITVHMLVAFLIAAILIMMLYEQQPERKKVEVSKTFKSILVFSIILTFIQVAMGTQVRQYVDEQVKLALSKSEWLTPTPVIFYVHRSFSVLIVLVNAWLFLQNRKLSLGLTKLNWVMFLIALEVITGIAMYYLDFPFLTQPLHLVIASLLFGIQFYLLLQVFYNRKQSVLLT, encoded by the coding sequence TTGGATACGATATTTAAAAAATTAACTGTAATTTCTATAATTTTAATTTACTTAATTATTGTTGCCGGAGCTGTGGTACGTATGACCGGGTCTGGAATGGGATGCCCCGACTGGCCTAAATGTTTTGGATACTACATTCCCCCAACTAGTGAAAGTCAAATTCAATGGAAACCGGAGCATTTATATAAACAAGGAACCATTGTCATTAAAAACGAAGAACTTCGATTAGCTAAAGAGAATTTTACCAGTACCAGTCAATATCAAGAAGATAACTGGCTACCTTATACCAAACATGATTATGCTGAATTTAATGTTTGGCATACCTGGATCGAATATATTAATCGACTCGTTACAGTCTTATCAGGATTACCTATTCTTTTGCTTTTTATACTTTCCTTTAGATACCTAAAGACTAATAAAAGGATTACCCAACTTGCCATAATTACTGTATTAGCGATGGCTTTTCAGGCATGGTTAGGTAAAATAGTGGTTGATACTAATCTTGCCCCGGTTCGGATTACGGTACATATGCTGGTCGCTTTTTTAATTGCTGCCATTCTGATAATGATGTTATACGAACAGCAACCTGAGCGTAAAAAAGTTGAAGTAAGTAAAACTTTTAAGTCCATACTCGTATTTTCTATTATTCTAACCTTTATTCAGGTAGCCATGGGTACTCAAGTACGACAGTATGTAGACGAACAAGTTAAGTTAGCACTATCAAAATCAGAATGGTTAACGCCTACTCCGGTTATCTTTTATGTACATCGCTCTTTTTCCGTTTTAATTGTACTGGTAAATGCCTGGCTTTTTCTACAAAATAGAAAATTATCCCTGGGGTTGACCAAATTAAATTGGGTCATGTTTTTAATTGCATTAGAGGTCATTACGGGAATTGCCATGTATTATTTGGACTTCCCCTTCCTTACCCAGCCTTTACACCTGGTAATAGCTTCTTTACTCTTCGGCATTCAGTTTTACCTGTTACTTCAGGTATTTTATAACCGGAAACAAAGCGTTTTACTCACGTAG
- a CDS encoding IS701 family transposase, whose translation MVKFSYGQHAFDYFQSLFKLEKKTANCQNIADHLSCLDQQSINHFINSGHWSYEGLMDQVAMEASQLFAKGKQPTALLIDEVGFRKKGKMSACVSRQYLGCIGKTDNGQVAVAAGLSQGINYAPIDMRLFMPKEWDCDSLRRDKCNIPKDQKHCSKPEIAWQIIEQAKIKGVAFDYVNFDALYGNATFLLDYLIGARIDFIGDIRSDHLIYFNYDPNEKCRVDKYTANLLEDDFEHITIRESTKGTLKAKFHYAKVQILTRENKWLDLVLLVRKDTDGKTKYSLTNMENDHIKELAQKQGQRIFIEQIFKEGKNLVGMGDYQIRGWHGFHNHMAICMMAMLLIAKLKIETKDQKYTAPTLRKIVCLCIKTKIEKPQVAINIILKQHKRYINQLLRDQNKNYKT comes from the coding sequence ATTGTCAAGTTCTCTTACGGGCAACATGCATTCGATTATTTTCAATCACTTTTTAAATTAGAGAAGAAGACAGCTAACTGTCAGAATATTGCAGACCACTTGTCGTGTTTGGATCAGCAAAGTATCAATCATTTTATCAATAGTGGTCATTGGTCGTATGAGGGCTTAATGGATCAAGTAGCTATGGAGGCCTCACAGCTCTTTGCCAAGGGCAAACAACCAACTGCGCTACTGATAGACGAGGTAGGTTTTCGTAAAAAAGGTAAAATGTCAGCTTGTGTTTCTAGACAATATTTAGGCTGTATTGGTAAGACAGATAATGGACAAGTAGCCGTCGCAGCAGGCCTTTCGCAAGGCATAAATTACGCCCCTATTGATATGCGCCTATTTATGCCAAAGGAATGGGATTGTGATAGTTTGAGAAGAGACAAATGCAATATCCCTAAGGATCAAAAACATTGTAGCAAGCCAGAGATAGCATGGCAGATCATAGAACAGGCAAAGATCAAAGGGGTTGCCTTCGATTACGTGAACTTCGATGCGTTGTATGGCAATGCTACTTTTTTGTTAGACTATTTGATAGGTGCCCGTATTGATTTTATAGGGGATATCCGCAGTGACCATTTGATCTATTTCAATTACGATCCAAATGAAAAATGCAGGGTAGACAAATACACCGCCAACTTATTGGAAGATGATTTTGAACACATCACAATTCGAGAATCAACCAAAGGAACTCTCAAAGCAAAGTTCCACTATGCCAAAGTGCAAATTCTTACCCGTGAAAACAAGTGGTTAGATTTGGTACTACTGGTTCGAAAAGATACCGATGGAAAAACTAAATATTCCTTGACAAATATGGAAAACGACCACATCAAAGAGCTAGCGCAAAAGCAAGGACAAAGAATATTTATCGAGCAAATTTTTAAAGAAGGGAAAAACCTAGTGGGAATGGGAGACTATCAAATTAGGGGATGGCATGGTTTTCATAACCACATGGCAATTTGTATGATGGCAATGCTGTTGATTGCTAAACTAAAAATAGAAACTAAAGATCAAAAGTATACAGCACCAACCCTAAGAAAAATCGTGTGCCTATGTATAAAAACAAAAATAGAAAAACCTCAAGTAGCTATAAACATTATTCTAAAACAGCATAAAAGATACATCAACCAACTTCTAAGAGATCAAAATAAAAACTATAAAACATAA
- a CDS encoding IS1096 element passenger TnpR family protein yields MIYRFRVILDTEEDVFRDIEIQEEATLEQFHDVINQSFGFDGLEMASFYISDETWNQKEEISQFDMSEGNESIRIMNETTLNDVVNEVSPKLIYIYDFLNMWTFLIELAEIVDYESGREYPNIMYVHGQIPDQAPEKEFVADDVNPDEEDYDIDSYDNLDFDGNWN; encoded by the coding sequence ATGATTTACCGCTTTCGGGTAATACTCGATACCGAAGAAGATGTTTTTAGAGATATAGAAATTCAGGAAGAAGCTACTTTAGAACAATTTCATGATGTTATTAATCAATCCTTTGGCTTTGACGGGTTAGAAATGGCTTCTTTTTATATCAGCGATGAAACCTGGAATCAGAAAGAAGAAATTTCGCAATTTGATATGAGCGAAGGAAATGAGTCCATTCGTATAATGAATGAAACTACGCTAAATGATGTGGTCAACGAAGTTTCACCCAAATTAATTTATATCTACGACTTCTTAAATATGTGGACTTTTCTGATTGAATTAGCAGAAATTGTAGACTATGAAAGTGGTAGGGAATATCCGAATATTATGTATGTACACGGACAAATTCCTGATCAGGCTCCTGAAAAAGAATTTGTTGCCGATGATGTAAATCCGGATGAAGAAGACTATGATATTGATTCCTATGATAACCTTGATTTTGATGGCAATTGGAATTAA